In the genome of Luteitalea pratensis, the window CAACGTCTGGGCGCTGGCCTGGAACCATCGCGTGTTCACCGGTCATGCGTGGCCGTATTTCGACGGCAACATCTTCTACCCGCACCCGGCGACGCTGGCCTACTCGGAGCACCTGTTCGGCATCGCGCTGCCGATGCTACCGCTGCATCTGATGGGTGCGCCGGCGCCGCTCGTCTACAACATCGCCTGGCTCCTGTCCTTTCCCCTGCTCGGCCTGGCCACCCACCTGCTGTGCCGTCGTGCCGGCCTTGGCCGGGTTGGCGGCGCCGTGGCCGCAACGCTCACGGCCTGCAGCTTCGTGCGGATCCACCACACCGGGCACCTGCAGCTCCTCTGGCTGTTCGGCCTGCCGCTGGCGGTGTACCACCTCGATCGCTGGCGTGAGCATCCGACACCGGCTCGCCTAGGTGCGTGGGCGCTGTCGGTGCTGACCACGAGCCTCGCCTCCTGGTATCTCGCGGTGCTCGTCGTGTTCGTGCACCTGACATGGTGGCCACGCTGCGTATGGCCGCATCGCCGCCATCGCCCGGCCGTACATGCCGTGCTCGCGGCCCTCGGCGTTGCGGTGGTCCTCGGGATGTTTGCCCGCCCGTACGTCGGGACCAGCCGCGGCTCGCTTGGGGAGATGCGCGCCAATGCCGCCGATGCACACGCGTACCTGGTGCCGGCGGCGGCCACGAGCCTTGGCCACGCCATGAAGACGGCCGGGAGCGCGCTTCCGCGCTGGAGCTTTGGCGAGCAGACGCTGTATGTCGGCATCGTCGTGGCCGGGCTCGCGATGGTGGGGATCGTGCGGGTGCTGCGGGGTCACGCGGGGCGACCGGATCTGTGGGCACAACTCGTCGTCACCGGCATCGCCAGCCTGCTCCTCAGCCTGGGGCCCTCCGCGGACGGCACGCCACGCTTGTTGCCGTTCGATCTGCTCGCGGGTACGGAAGGGCTGTCGCTGTTTCGCGCGCCGGCGCGTTTCGGGTTGCTCGTCTCGCTGACGCTCGGGTGCCTCGCCGGCGCGGCGGTCGACGGCTGGAGACGGCCGTACGCGTGGGTGCTGGCGTCGGCGCTCGTGGTGGTCGCCCTCGTCGACCTGCGGCCGAACCACTACGAACTGAAGCCACCGCAGCCCGAGACGATCTCGCCGCTCTACGAGCATCTCGCCAGGCTTCCGCCAGGCGCCGTCGTGTCACTGCCGATTGCCCGTAACCATCCGCTGCCGTGGTACGACGCGGACTACGAGTGGTATGCCACGCGCCACTGGCAGCCCATCGCCAACGGCTATTCACGCTTCGAACCGCCCGGCTACGCGGACCTCGCGACGCATCTCGCAGGCTTCCCCGGCAGCGAGGCACTGGACGCGATGTGCGCGCTGCAGGTGCGCTACGTCGTCGTGCACGCGCGACGGCCCGTTGCCGATCTGCGCGCGGCGATTGCGGCCGCAGGCGAGGTGACACGCCTGCGTCGCATCTCGCGCGCTGGCGAAGACGTGCTGTACGAGGTCGCGTGCCCGAGTTGACCTGAACCGGCAACGGCTTGCGCGCCGCGGCCCTGGCGCAGGCGAGTGGGCCGGCTTGCCGTTACTTCTTGCGCTTGCGTCGAACCACGTCGTAATCGAGCCGCACCGTGCCCGTCTTCTCGTACACACGGTGTGTGGTCAGCGTCAGCCGGGCGCGGTCGGCCGGCACCGGCAGCAGCGGCACGCCACCGCCGAGCAGCACCGGAATGACCGCGACGCTCACCTCGTCGACCAAGCCCGCCGCCAGCAGGCTCCTGAAGAGCTCGCCGCCGCCAAACAACGAGATGTCCTTGCCTGGCTTTGCCCGGAGGTCGGCAACCGTCGCCACCGCATCGTCACTGAGCGTTGCCCCGGGACAGTCCTCGGGTCGCAGTGTGTGCGAGCACACGATGTTCCGGATCCCCCTGGCCGACTTACCAGCGCCACCCATCCCGCGCATCGCCTCGAACGTCTTGCGGCCGATCAGGAACGTGTCGAACCGGCCCATCAACGCCGCGAAGTCGACGTCGGGATCCATGACGATCCAGTCGTACTCGCCGTTGGGTCCGGCGATGAAGCCGTCCAGGCTCATGGCGCCGCCATAAACCACTTTCCGCATCGCGCCCTCCTGACCTAAATTGGTATTTAGCACAAAGCTAAACCCACGTTTAGCTCTTGTCAAACCACCCATGTCCGCCCGACGCCAGAAGGTGACCGACGACGACGTGTTCGCTGCGGCGCAACGCGTCATGGGCCGGCGCGGGCCGCATGAACTCACGTTGGCCGACATCGCCGTCGAGGCCGGACTGACGCCGGGCCGGCTCGTGCAGCGGTTCGGCAGCAAGCGCGCCCTGCTCGTCGCCTTGTCCGAGCGATTCGCCAGTAGTGCCGGTCCGGTCTTCGCCGCGTTGCGCGACGAACACGGCACCCCGCTGGCGGCGCTGCGGGCCTACGCCACGTGCATGGCGGACCTCGCCCCGACACCGGACGCCCTGTTGCGCAACCTCGCCTACCTGCAGGGCGATCTGGCCGACGACGTGCTGCGGGGACACCTCGTCGAGAACGCGCGTGCGGCCCGCGGCGAGATCGAGACCCTGCTCGA includes:
- a CDS encoding TetR/AcrR family transcriptional regulator, whose translation is MSARRQKVTDDDVFAAAQRVMGRRGPHELTLADIAVEAGLTPGRLVQRFGSKRALLVALSERFASSAGPVFAALRDEHGTPLAALRAYATCMADLAPTPDALLRNLAYLQGDLADDVLRGHLVENARAARGEIETLLEAAIAARQLRPGVDVQALARIVEVVISGSLMTWATYREGAAADWIARDVDAVLMPYLTGPSLA
- a CDS encoding dihydrofolate reductase family protein — translated: MRKVVYGGAMSLDGFIAGPNGEYDWIVMDPDVDFAALMGRFDTFLIGRKTFEAMRGMGGAGKSARGIRNIVCSHTLRPEDCPGATLSDDAVATVADLRAKPGKDISLFGGGELFRSLLAAGLVDEVSVAVIPVLLGGGVPLLPVPADRARLTLTTHRVYEKTGTVRLDYDVVRRKRKK